The stretch of DNA GACTTTATTTAGTTAGTGGGGGGTTTACCATCGGTAACCGTGTCACTGAAATCACATCTGAAATCAAGCTGCTGCGGTCTGAGGTGGTCTCGCAGAATGAAATTCAGAATTACCGAATTGAAAAGCTCGAAGGGCTGAGAACTGCTAATAATTAACTCAGGACTCAGGATTTACAATTGGGGATTCTTGTAACCAAGTTTGTGATCTATGCGGAAATTTTATAATATTCTGAAAAAGATCCGCCTCTTCTCAGTTCGCGTGGTACTTAGGGTCGTTAACCGACTTGATGATGATTATTTCAGCGCCAAATTGGTCAGCTGTCATCTCAACGATCATATCTGCTGAAAGACGCGATTCGCTGACAAAATCATCTACACTCAAAGTAAGACTGATTATTTGCAGCTTCTGTTATGTCCTCAATTATCGATTCTTTGCCACCTGCTCTCGCTAAAATCGTCCAGCGCTTTCAACGTGCTACTGAACCGAAGCGGCGCTACGAACAATTAATCTGGTATGCTCAGAAGCTCAAGGATTTCCCAGAAACTGGCAAAGTTCCAGAAAACAAAGTTCCTGGCTGTGTATCTCAAGTTTTTATCACCGCAGCCCTGGATGACGGTAAGGTTGTATATGAAGGTGATTCCGATTCCCAGTTGACCAAAGGATTAGTAGGGCTGTTGATTGAAGGCTTAAATGGACTAACTCCTACGGAAATTGTGCAACTCACCCCAGATTTTATTCAAGAAACGGGTTTAAATGTTAGTCTCACACCTTCCCGTGCTAATGGATTTTATAACATTTTTAAAACCATGCAAAAAAAAGCACTCGAATGTAAGTTAGATTTGCCTAGCTAAATAAACGCCCGATGCTCAATCTGGTCGCATCCTAGCATCTCAAAGCTACATTTCATCTCCCCTCCTCGCTTGCCTACCGTGTACACACAAGTGATCGAATCGCCCCCTAACCCCCAATTCTGGGGGAACAAGAATTTTCAAAGTCCCCCAAAATTGGGGGATTTAGGGGGCAGAACAAGCTCAAATGCAGACAGGTAGGATTTGTGTGTACACCGTAGTCCTCGCTTGCGGGGAGGGGCTGGGGGTGGGGTTCTTTTATTCCCATAAATTCCTATAACAACCAAAATTTAGCCTGATGTCAACCAATTTACGATCAACCTCTGATCCTGTAGGATTTGGTGGAACAGTTCAAGAATATACCTGGACTTGGGACAACCAACCATTACAGGTGATTTATGAAACCATCGGTACAGGTTCACCCCTGTTGCTCCTACCAGCCTTTAGTAGCGTTTCCATGCGTGCGGAAATGGGTGAACTGGCCAAATTACTGGCTCCCCACTTTCAAGTTACAGTTTTAGACTGGCCGGGATTTGGACAATCTTCTCGTCCGAGTTTAAATTACCGACCGGAAATATATCAGCAATTTCTGGAAGATTTTGTCAAAACTGTTTTTCATACTCCCATTACTGTAGTGGCGGCTGGTCATGCTTCTAGTTACGTCTTGCAACTAGCTGTGAAGCAGCCTGATATTTGGAAGCGGATTTTGTTACTAGCACCCACTTGGCGGGGTCCTTTACCCACTATGGGCGCAAATCCACGGATAGCAGAAATTGTTAAAGGATTAGTGCGATCGCCTATAGTAGGTCAAGCACTGTATAAACTCAACACCACACCATCCTTTTTAACTTGGATGTACCGCCGTCACGTCTTTACCGATGATGCTAAACTTACACCCAGCTTCATTGAGAAAAAATGGCAAACCACGCAAAAACCAGGAGCTAGATTTGCATCTGCGGCTTTTGTCACAGGGAAACTTGATGCTGTACGTCAGCAAACGGATTTTCTCACACTTGTGCAATCTTTGTCCGTACCCCTGATGGTAGTAATTGGCGAATCCAGTCCACCCAAGTCACGACAGGAAATGAACGCTTTAGCCGCATTACCAGGAGTAAGAAGCGTTATCGTTCCCGGTTCTCTGGGACTGTATGAAGAATACCCAGAAATTGTATTCACAGCAGTACAAGATTTTCTGTTATCTGCATAAAATCAGACTGCCATGCTTCTAAATATACAGTAGTTTACAATTTATCTGTGTTCATCTGTGTACCCTGCGGGTAGCCGCTACGCGTCTATATCTGTGGTCGATTATTCTTTCAAGTATAGTTGAAAATAAAAACGATAATAATTATGACTCTGATCGGGTGAGCAATCAAAGAATTGTGAAAAATTGCTGTCACCCTTAACTCAACACCTTTAATATTTACAACTTATTGCAGATGCATCAGCACAAAAGCATCTTTTGCTAAAACTGTGGGATTACCTCCTCAAACCTAATTACAGTCAATTCGCCACAATCATATAAAAAGAATTATTATGGGTGGTAATCATT from Nodularia sp. LEGE 06071 encodes:
- a CDS encoding SufE family protein, whose product is MSSIIDSLPPALAKIVQRFQRATEPKRRYEQLIWYAQKLKDFPETGKVPENKVPGCVSQVFITAALDDGKVVYEGDSDSQLTKGLVGLLIEGLNGLTPTEIVQLTPDFIQETGLNVSLTPSRANGFYNIFKTMQKKALECKLDLPS
- a CDS encoding alpha/beta fold hydrolase yields the protein MSTNLRSTSDPVGFGGTVQEYTWTWDNQPLQVIYETIGTGSPLLLLPAFSSVSMRAEMGELAKLLAPHFQVTVLDWPGFGQSSRPSLNYRPEIYQQFLEDFVKTVFHTPITVVAAGHASSYVLQLAVKQPDIWKRILLLAPTWRGPLPTMGANPRIAEIVKGLVRSPIVGQALYKLNTTPSFLTWMYRRHVFTDDAKLTPSFIEKKWQTTQKPGARFASAAFVTGKLDAVRQQTDFLTLVQSLSVPLMVVIGESSPPKSRQEMNALAALPGVRSVIVPGSLGLYEEYPEIVFTAVQDFLLSA